AAACACTAGTGTAAAACCAATAATGGCCACCAGCATCAATCCGGAAAGATTGGAAGTGAAGGCATTTTTTCCGATTAAATCCAATTGATTAATATAAAACAACAATCCGACTATCGCGCCTATAACGGCCATTAGTGCCACCAGTAAAGAAGCACTTTTGAAGTTTATTTTTTGGCGGATGCCTACAATTAAAAAAGCGGCAATAGTTCCTATAAACGAAGTAATAATACACGGCAACATTACATCAGCAGGATTGGCAGCATTTTCGGCGGCACGGTACCCAATGATTGAGGTTGGAATTAATGTCAGTCCGGCAGCGTGCAAGCACATGAACATGATTTGAGCATCACTAGCTTTGTCTTTCTCGGGATTGAGTTCTTGTAAACTTTGCATGGCTTTTAGTCCAAACGGAGTCGCAGCTGAGTCAAGACCCAGAAAGTTAGCCGCAAAGTTCAAGGTCATATACGATATAGATTCATGATTTTTGGGAATGGTAGGGAATACTTTGGCAAAGACCGGGCTGAGCAGTTTAGCTAATTTTTCGGAAGCGCCGGAAACGATTAACAACTCCATCAAACCGCAGAAAAAGGCCAAATAAGCAATTAACGGCAGGATTAAATCCATCAAACTGTTTTTGCAGGTTGGCAATAAACCGTCAGATTTTTGCACCCCGCTGTAGATTTTTACGGTTTTGCTTTTGTAAACATAAGTGGTGTCCGCATTCAGGGTATCTCGGTCGATAACCATGGTCTGCTCAGGTGCTTTTTCGATGCTGTCCAGGACAAACTTGGGGACTTGATTGAGGTATTTTTCGGAAATCAGTATCGGGTCGTCTTTTTTTCCGTTCAAAATAAAATCCACAGAGTAACTGTTTGCCGTAACTAAACTAAATACAACGAAAACAATGGAAGAAACGAAAATAGCTAACCAAAATCTACTTAATACCATAATCCCTTTTTTTGGTAAATGTAACATTTCTCACTTTTGTAATGAAATATTTTTTACGCTATGAAGGTTCTCGGTTTACTATCAATATTTAGGGTATATTCCTTAAAAAATGTTTTATTTATTCGGTTTATAATCAATAACTAACCTAAATTCAAATCTTAAGCAAATATTTATACCCAAAGAAATAATGATTTATATATTTACGCGCTTTAAAACTAACCTAACTTCGATGAAAAAAACACACCTACTATTATTCCTGTTTTTAACGACCCCTTTATTCCTGATTGCTCAAAACGCAGCAGACGCTAAGCAGATTGTTGCCTCTTATGATCTAAATAAGATTCAAGAAAGACAAGCTTTTTTCAAAAAGAAAGAAGATGCCGAAAAACAAAAGGCTATCGTTTATGCCAGAAACAATAATATCCCGGTTAAAAAAATAAACAAAGACGGTTCGATAAGCGAATTAATGAAAATTACGCCTAACGGATTTCCAATATACTATGCTACTGATAATACGAATAATGCCAATGCTGCAAGATCTACCAGAGCCAATCATTTAAATACCGGTGGTTCCTTAGGTTTAGACTTAAACGGACAAGGAATGACCGCCCGTGTTTGGGACGGAGGAACGGTTAGAGCTTCCCATAATTTGTTTTCAGGGAGAGTTAGTGTAATTGATGAGCCAACGAGCACTTCTTATGTGTTGCATTCTACTCACGTAACCGGAACTATAATGGCTTCTAATGCGGCTGCACCCACTAAAGGAATGGCTTATCAGGCCTCCGCAAGAACTTTTGAATGGACCAATGATCTTTCAGAAGTGATGGATGAAGTACAATTGGGGATGTTGATTTCCAATCATTCTTATGGTACCCCGGTGACCAATGGCACTACGCCTCTACCGGCCTGGTTTATTGGAGCTTATACACCTGATGCCAGAGATTGGGATGAAGCGGCTTATCTTTCGCCTTATTATTTGATGGTAGCTTCAGCCGGAAATGACGGAGAAGACAACAACAATACCAACCCAATTGCATATGGTTATGATAAATTGACTACCAATAAAGTTTGCAAAAACAACTTGGTGGTTGCCAATGCCGAAGATGCTGTCGTAGCCACTAATGGTAATTTAACCAGTGTTGTTATCAACTCTTCTAGCAGTCAAGGGCCAACAGATGATATGAGAATAAAACCCGATATTACCGGAAACGGAACCGGGGTTACATCAGCAAGTAGTCAAACTAATACGGCTACGGCTTCCTTAACAGGAACTTCAATGGCTTCACCCAACGTAGCCGGAACCTTGCTGTTATTGCAACAACATTATAAAAACTTAACAAATAATTTCATGAGAGCGGCCACATTAAAGGGCTTAGCTTGTCATACCGCGGATGATAGCGGAGAAGTGGGTCCTGATCCTGTTTTTGGCTGGGGATTATTAAATGCTAAAAAAGCAGCCGAGACCATTACCGGAAACGGTCTTACCTCATGGATTTCGGAAGAAAATCTGGCACAAGGTCAAACCTACAGCATGACGGTAAAATCAGACGGCATCTTACCTTTAATAGCTTCTGCTACGTGGACAGACGTTCCCGGAAATCCAATCATAGATGATTTAACCGATAATGATTCAACGCCACGATTGGTCAATGATTTAGATATCCGAATAACTAAAGACGGAGACACCTATTATCCTTGGCGATTAGACGTAGACCCTAGCAGTCCGGCACTTCGTGATGGCGATAATTTTGTTGACAATGTAGAATTGGTTAAAATTGATAATCCTAACGCGGGAATTTATACTATTACCGTTTCACACAAAGGAACTCTGGTAAGCGGCAGTCAAAACTATTCTTTGGTAATTACCGGAATCAGTTCTACTTTTTCATTAACCTCAACAACGCCTGATTTAACGATTTGTGCCAATCAAAATGCCGCCTATAGTTTTAATTACAAACAAACCGGTTCAGGAACTACAACGTTCAGTGCCGAAGGATTACCTGCCGGTGCCGTAGCAAATTTTAACACCACTTCTCTAAGTGCTAACGGAACTGTCACCATGACCGTTTCAGGTTTAACTAATGTAGCTCCGGGCGACTATTACATAGGGATAAAAGGAACCAGCGCCACTGAAACCGAAACAAGATATAAAACCTTGAGAATATTCAATTCAACGTTTCAAAACATAGCTTTGACCTCTCCTGCAAACAGTCAAAACGGACTTTCTACTACGGTTAATTTAAAATGGGACAGTCAGACTAATGCTGAAAATTATACTGTACAGGTTTCCTCTTTGTATGATTTCAGTACACTTGATGTAAATACAACAGTGACCACAAACGAATATATAGCCACCGGTCTTAACCAACAGACCCGATATTATTGGAGAGTAATTCCAAGCAATCGCTGTGGAAACGCTACGGCAAGTAGTGCTACTATTTTTTCTTTTGATACCGGAATTTTGGCCTGTGGTTCAGCATCATTTACCGCCACTAATTTTTCTAATGCTACTATTGCAGCCACAGCCGATTCATCGGCAAGTGTTCCGGTAACCGTTACCGGTGGCTATACCATTGGGGATTTAAATGTTCGACTTAACATTACCCATACTTATGTTGAAGACATGACCATAACATTGGTCGGTCCGGCAGCTATAGGAAGTCCAACAATCATACTATTTAAAGAACCTTGTGGTGATAACGATAATATTAACTGTACTTTGGATGACTCGGGAAGTGCACCAGCTTGTTCCGGAAATCCTTCTATTTCGGGTAGTATTGCTCCTTATGATTCGTTAAGTTCGTTAAATACTTTGCCGGCAAATGGCGTGTGGACCTTGAATGTAGTTGACCCTTACAATGGAGATGGCGGAACCATAAACTCATTTATTATCGACATCTGTAATTTAGTGTCGGTTAATTTGGCAACACCAACCAATACTTTGGCTACGGTTTCAGTATATCCGAATCCAACGAAAGGCATTATAAATGTGAATTTACCCGAGATTAGCGGTAAAACAATTTTAACGTTACACGATATACAAGGAAGAGCTATTTTTACCAAAGAAACAACAGCTTCGAGCGAAGTCTTTGATATCGAAAATTTACAAGAAGGGGTTTACCTGCTTTCCATTGAAAATGGCGGCAACAAAACCACCAAAAAAGTAATTTTAAACAAATAAATTTCTTTGCTATGAAAAAGAAAAAGGCTTCCAAAACGGTAGCCTTTTTTATACATGACTAATTTCATCGTCAATCAATAAATCCTCTCTTCGGAGGCGGAGAAAAATTTGAGCTACCGCAATCACATCTTTTTCGCAATAGGTTATAATCCTATCAATGTCTTTTTCTATATAAAAAACATGGGCTACTTGGCTGCCGTCAATATCGCCTTTTGGAGAGGGTATACCCAAGATTTTGGTCAGTAATTTTAAGGAAGTAAAATGTTTATAGTCGCCAAATTTCCATAATTCCAGAGTATCTAAATGCGGAATCTCCCAGGGTTTTTTGCCAAATAAATTCAGTTTGTTCGGAATGGCAATTTGGTTGATAATCATTCGTCGTGCCATAAATGGAATGTCAAATTCCTTTGCATTATGCCCACACAACACATGCTGAGCTTGATTGAAATGATTGTCAAGCAAAGCCGAAAAATCTTTTAGAATCTTTTTTTCTTCTCCGAAAAATGAAGTAACCCGAAAGTTTCGAATATCTCCTTTATTGGCAAAATAGCCCACCGAGATACAAACAATTTTTCCAAATTCGGCCCAAATACCGGCACGGTCATAAAAATCTTCCGGAGTATATTCTTCGCGTCTTTGGTACTGGGTTTTTTGTTCCCAAAGCGCCTTCATATCATCATCCAGCGCATTGAAGTTCTCTTCTTCCGGAACAGTTTCTATATCGAGAAAAAGGATATTATTGAGATTTATCTTTTCTATCATGTTGCCTAATTTTAAGAATTAACCGACTTTAAAAGTAAGCAATCGATTTTAAATATGAAAGAAAAATTTTAAAAAAGTGATTGTTGTGCGGATGGGCTTTCGTGTTCTAACAACCATTTTTTGCGCCACAATCCGCCGGCATAACCGGTCAATGAACCGTCTGTTCCTATGACGCGGTGACAGGGAACTACTATCCACAACGGGTTTTTACCATTGGCTGAAGCTACGGCACGAATGGCTTTGACATCTCCTAATTTTTTAGACAAATCCAAGTAAGACATAGTTTTTCCGAATGGAATGTTAAGTAATTCTTGCCAAACTTTTTGCTGAAATTCAGTACCCTGCGGATTGAGTTTGAAGTTGAAATTACTTCGTTTATCCTGAAAATAATCTTGAAGTTGTTGCACCGCCTCTTGTAAAACTTTGGGAATAGCTGTTGTAATTTCGCCTTCTTCCAAAATTGAAATTACCGAAATGCCACTACGATCGCCAACAATTTTGGCAACGCCTAAAGGTGTTTGGATGAATGCTGTTTCCATCTGATAAAGTTAGTTCATTTAACCACAAAAGG
Above is a genomic segment from Flavobacterium phycosphaerae containing:
- a CDS encoding nucleoside recognition domain-containing protein, encoding MVLSRFWLAIFVSSIVFVVFSLVTANSYSVDFILNGKKDDPILISEKYLNQVPKFVLDSIEKAPEQTMVIDRDTLNADTTYVYKSKTVKIYSGVQKSDGLLPTCKNSLMDLILPLIAYLAFFCGLMELLIVSGASEKLAKLLSPVFAKVFPTIPKNHESISYMTLNFAANFLGLDSAATPFGLKAMQSLQELNPEKDKASDAQIMFMCLHAAGLTLIPTSIIGYRAAENAANPADVMLPCIITSFIGTIAAFLIVGIRQKINFKSASLLVALMAVIGAIVGLLFYINQLDLIGKNAFTSNLSGLMLVAIIGFTLVFSFIHEKKFVAQNTTIFDSFVTGANNGLQTGVKIFPYVLGMLVAISFFRNSGLFEIISNGLSFVFSNIGVSKQITDSLPVAMLRPFSSGGSRGFMIDSMRSFGPDSFTGRLSCIFQCSAETTFYVIAVYFGSINVKNTRYTLSTMLLVDLVCVLAAIFVASWFF
- a CDS encoding S8 family serine peptidase, whose amino-acid sequence is MKKTHLLLFLFLTTPLFLIAQNAADAKQIVASYDLNKIQERQAFFKKKEDAEKQKAIVYARNNNIPVKKINKDGSISELMKITPNGFPIYYATDNTNNANAARSTRANHLNTGGSLGLDLNGQGMTARVWDGGTVRASHNLFSGRVSVIDEPTSTSYVLHSTHVTGTIMASNAAAPTKGMAYQASARTFEWTNDLSEVMDEVQLGMLISNHSYGTPVTNGTTPLPAWFIGAYTPDARDWDEAAYLSPYYLMVASAGNDGEDNNNTNPIAYGYDKLTTNKVCKNNLVVANAEDAVVATNGNLTSVVINSSSSQGPTDDMRIKPDITGNGTGVTSASSQTNTATASLTGTSMASPNVAGTLLLLQQHYKNLTNNFMRAATLKGLACHTADDSGEVGPDPVFGWGLLNAKKAAETITGNGLTSWISEENLAQGQTYSMTVKSDGILPLIASATWTDVPGNPIIDDLTDNDSTPRLVNDLDIRITKDGDTYYPWRLDVDPSSPALRDGDNFVDNVELVKIDNPNAGIYTITVSHKGTLVSGSQNYSLVITGISSTFSLTSTTPDLTICANQNAAYSFNYKQTGSGTTTFSAEGLPAGAVANFNTTSLSANGTVTMTVSGLTNVAPGDYYIGIKGTSATETETRYKTLRIFNSTFQNIALTSPANSQNGLSTTVNLKWDSQTNAENYTVQVSSLYDFSTLDVNTTVTTNEYIATGLNQQTRYYWRVIPSNRCGNATASSATIFSFDTGILACGSASFTATNFSNATIAATADSSASVPVTVTGGYTIGDLNVRLNITHTYVEDMTITLVGPAAIGSPTIILFKEPCGDNDNINCTLDDSGSAPACSGNPSISGSIAPYDSLSSLNTLPANGVWTLNVVDPYNGDGGTINSFIIDICNLVSVNLATPTNTLATVSVYPNPTKGIINVNLPEISGKTILTLHDIQGRAIFTKETTASSEVFDIENLQEGVYLLSIENGGNKTTKKVILNK
- a CDS encoding 3'-5' exonuclease, which codes for MIEKINLNNILFLDIETVPEEENFNALDDDMKALWEQKTQYQRREEYTPEDFYDRAGIWAEFGKIVCISVGYFANKGDIRNFRVTSFFGEEKKILKDFSALLDNHFNQAQHVLCGHNAKEFDIPFMARRMIINQIAIPNKLNLFGKKPWEIPHLDTLELWKFGDYKHFTSLKLLTKILGIPSPKGDIDGSQVAHVFYIEKDIDRIITYCEKDVIAVAQIFLRLRREDLLIDDEISHV
- a CDS encoding methylated-DNA--[protein]-cysteine S-methyltransferase; its protein translation is METAFIQTPLGVAKIVGDRSGISVISILEEGEITTAIPKVLQEAVQQLQDYFQDKRSNFNFKLNPQGTEFQQKVWQELLNIPFGKTMSYLDLSKKLGDVKAIRAVASANGKNPLWIVVPCHRVIGTDGSLTGYAGGLWRKKWLLEHESPSAQQSLF